A window of the Methanoregula sp. genome harbors these coding sequences:
- the pyrI gene encoding aspartate carbamoyltransferase regulatory subunit, protein MTHTDSGENEGLLVRRIRNGTVIDHIDGGEALNVVKILGITGTTQEALSIATNVPSRDMGRKDIVKLTNRELSKEEVDRIALISPHATINIIRNFKVCEKKGVEIPSLIEGLVRCPNPGCISNTHEPIRSKFHVRPTGLHCYYCDWVITKDLTSYII, encoded by the coding sequence ATGACCCATACAGATTCCGGTGAGAATGAAGGACTCCTTGTCAGGAGGATCAGGAACGGTACCGTGATCGATCACATCGATGGCGGGGAAGCGCTCAATGTCGTCAAGATCCTCGGGATTACCGGAACAACGCAGGAAGCGCTCTCGATTGCGACCAATGTCCCGAGCCGGGACATGGGGAGAAAGGATATCGTCAAGCTCACCAACCGGGAGCTCTCAAAAGAAGAAGTCGATCGGATCGCACTCATCTCGCCGCATGCAACGATCAACATCATCCGGAATTTTAAGGTCTGTGAGAAGAAGGGAGTCGAGATCCCGAGCCTGATCGAAGGGCTTGTCCGCTGCCCCAACCCGGGCTGCATCTCGAATACCCATGAACCGATCCGGAGCAAGTTCCATGTCCGGCCCACAGGACTTCACTGTTACTACTGTGACTGGGTGATTACAAAAGATCTCACCAGTTACATTATCTGA
- a CDS encoding gamma carbonic anhydrase family protein, producing the protein MRMDGKVSGVPLFAAENATIIGDVTIGKQVGIWFGAVIRADKDRIVIGDRSNVQDNCVVHTSKGYPVTLGTDVSVGHGAILHGCTIGNRVIVGMGSIVLNGATVGDGSVIGAGAVVTEGKLIPPGSVVIGVPGKVVKPADAAQQEQILKNATSYIELAGEYAHHG; encoded by the coding sequence ATGCGTATGGATGGAAAGGTCTCCGGCGTGCCGCTCTTTGCAGCGGAAAACGCGACAATCATCGGCGATGTCACGATCGGCAAACAGGTGGGGATCTGGTTTGGTGCGGTAATCCGTGCCGATAAGGACCGGATCGTGATTGGAGACCGATCCAATGTCCAGGACAACTGCGTAGTTCACACCAGCAAGGGATACCCGGTCACCCTGGGAACCGACGTATCGGTCGGGCACGGCGCGATCCTTCACGGCTGCACAATAGGAAACCGGGTGATTGTCGGCATGGGATCGATCGTCTTAAACGGGGCAACCGTGGGCGATGGATCGGTCATCGGTGCCGGTGCGGTGGTTACCGAGGGAAAACTGATCCCTCCGGGATCTGTAGTAATCGGCGTTCCGGGAAAGGTTGTCAAACCGGCAGACGCAGCACAGCAGGAGCAGATCCTCAAAAACGCCACGTCGTATATCGAACTGGCCGGGGAGTACGCCCACCATGGGTGA
- a CDS encoding phosphopantetheine adenylyltransferase encodes MKVMVGGTFDPLHDGHKVLLSRSFEIAGPQGYVVIGLTTDSFASRKTHPIHSFELRKTELEQYIAQRKFPTLFSVEPLQDRFGSALDADFDAIIVSEETLPVAIEINKLRRQQGRKKVDIHQISCVLADDGRWISSTRIYRGEIDIHGHLMR; translated from the coding sequence ATGAAGGTTATGGTCGGGGGTACATTCGATCCCCTTCACGACGGGCATAAAGTCCTGCTTTCCCGGTCATTTGAGATAGCCGGACCTCAGGGTTATGTCGTGATCGGGCTTACCACGGATAGCTTCGCCAGCCGGAAAACCCACCCCATTCATTCGTTTGAGCTCCGGAAAACCGAGCTTGAACAGTATATCGCTCAAAGAAAATTTCCCACTCTTTTTTCTGTTGAGCCCCTGCAGGACCGTTTCGGTTCAGCACTCGATGCCGATTTTGATGCGATCATTGTATCCGAAGAGACCCTTCCGGTTGCTATTGAGATCAACAAATTGCGCAGGCAACAAGGGAGAAAGAAAGTCGATATTCACCAGATCAGCTGTGTGCTTGCCGATGATGGCCGCTGGATCTCCAGCACCCGGATTTATCGCGGGGAGATCGATATTCACGGTCACCTGATGCGCTGA